A section of the Pectinophora gossypiella chromosome 11, ilPecGoss1.1, whole genome shotgun sequence genome encodes:
- the LOC126370947 gene encoding uncharacterized protein LOC126370947 isoform X2, which produces MPSNKKLISKMRQIVQWILVAHVVEFIEAYCTPRDTARRSREPRRSPESTRWRYDTRRSNYDFDSCRRPYDYDSRRFYVGEYDADSGRRPEFDAESARRRADYESARRTDFDLSAPSVSRRSPESAPEASAESPPEPAPSAPLRHERTSRHRSQPYYESETSEEERSSSTSTEDEEEDEFGEFDPFATAPSLHSPDSGRSDPRYANAPRRNPSPYYYGDLFKNPQSQPTPTAPTASTTSSSRGPRYRKSASLDAPHVAPRPNLPKRFSVAEDGFRELERSSSSSGESAWMPPRRRGRDAAGCACAAPEDVEEHRSSRSVFYVPAPLPRWPQEMTTRQIYETAFDCKIARSDDDLDDFDRVSNHPALLQAKERKVISSASSAFEAVERSEPDYKGRRKVTMKTDSVRRSKIPTIRQKRENETNPSTLSEELEKVHIEDEDRTASTSQLPLRGYTPSPPSTAPLPTKFQQKDGSAMNSIKSAPNLPQSQPAHPRLKDLRLPVKSLRARETPTSSDASMADVKGSASTELDVGQRLRDSSRDSRDDDDERGQSKDGIFLEIKGRPTSDSDTPELNRYTGPKGVGPIMEFKGRPGVARPRRKFSSTESMATSSSGGSMESLRSSNSEGDRSSSSSESRHSSSLSSHSSDSGNVPFTKSHHMQLSGFGHHPAKLHILSPISDKSSQEPASETSDNNKNNNSQKVSPEDGETGNTTIQTTVEIVPKPKRRSLQNRNLLNLTFRHSTAGDTEIQGSDSGISIHSREGVDSRNAFINFKNSNTEEERKDEDLDLSDLPFDMPKLRRRRAEAEADLRSLPFDMPKLRRKLRGQSLQLNNDFGGAISNASSSQSVQDLNQGNKHRPKLTLNFESGSGGSSGTKGLHLNLGPIAPPRDLIDASLPLDRQGWYHGTLSRVEAEGLLRDADEGAFLVRNSESAKHDYSLSLKSTRGFMHMRICRGTEGYTLGGAATAFPTVPALMRHYVTAQRLPVRGAEHMALSTPLQAVLL; this is translated from the exons ATGCCTTCGAACAAGAAGTTGATTTCGAAGATGCGGCAGATTGTGCAGTGGATTCTAGTCGCACATGTG GTTGAGTTCATAGAGGCATACTGCACACCTCGTGACACAGCTCGCCGGTCCAGAGAACCTCGTCGTTCACCTGAAAGCACCAGATGGCGATACGACACCCGCCGTAGCAACTACGACTTTGACTCATGTCGGCGTCCGTACGACTACGACTCTAGACGATTTTACGTCGGCGAATACGACGCAGATTCTGGTAGAAGACCAGAGTTTGACGCAGAGTCGGCTAGGCGACGAGCAGATTACGAGTCGGCGAGAAGGACAGATTTCGATTTATCAGCTCCAAGTGTATCAAGACGCAGTCCTGAGAGTGCTCCTGAGGCATCAGCAGAATCGCCTCCTGAACCGGCACCGTCTGCGCCTTTAAGACACGAAAGGACTTCTCGTCATCGATCTCAACCATATTACGAATCTG AAACATCAGAAGAAGAAAGATCGTCATCAACATCGACTGAAGACGAAGAAGAGGACGAGTTTGGTGAATTTGATCCGTTCGCCACAGCCCCTTCACTGCATTCTCCCGACAGCGGTCGCTCAGACCCTCGATACGCCAACGCGCCGCGTAGGAACCCCAGTCCCTATTACTACGGCGACTTGTTCAAAAATCCTCAATCGCAGCCAACTCCAACCGCCCCGACGGCTTCCACAACATCCTCTTCTCGTGGCCCTCGGTACAGGAAGTCCGCTAGTCTCGACGCTCCGCACGTTGCTCCACGACCGAATCTGCCAAAACGTTTCTCAGTTGCTGAAGATGGCTTCCGTGAGCTAGAACGGTCGTCATCGTCGTCAGGTGAGAGCGCGTGGATGCCGCCAAGGCGTCGCGGGCGCGACGCGGCCGGCTGTGCGTGCGCCGCGCCCGAAGATGTAGAAGAGCATCGTTCTTCTCGTAGCGTCTTTTACGTGCCGGCGCCGTTGCCCCGCTGGCCGCAAGAGATGACCACCCGACAGATCTATGAAACAGCATTCGACTGCAAAATTGCACGATCTGACGATGATTTGGATGATTTTGATCGCGTCAGCAACCATCCGGCTCTCTTGCAAGCTAAGGAGCGAAAAGTTATTTCATCGGCGTCATCTGCTTTTGAGGCTGTTGAGCGAAGTGAACCCGATTACAAGGGTCGTCGCAAAGTGACTATGAAAACTGACAGCGTCCGGAGGTCAAAGATTCCAACCATTCGACAAAAGAGGGAAAATGAAACCAATCCATCGACTTTGTCAGAGGAGCTAGAGAAAGTTCATATTGAAGACGAAGATCGTACAGCTTCTACTTCACAGTTGCCATTACGTGGTTATACACCTTCGCCACCGTCTACTGCACCATTGCCGACAAAATTTCAACAGAAAGATGGATCAGCTATGAACAGCATCAAAAGTGCTCCAAATCTACCACAATCACAACCAGCACATCCTCGCCTGAAGGATCTTCGACTACCGGTAAAATCTCTGCGAGCTCGTGAGACACCGACGAGTAGTGATGCAAGTATGGCTGATGTTAAAGGCTCGGCTTCAACTGAACTCGACGTTGGACAACGACTGAGAGACTCGAGCCGCGATTCTCGCGACGATGATGACGAAAGAGGGCAATCAAAAGACGGTATTTTTTTAGAGATTAAGGGTCGACCCACTTCCGATTCTGACACACCTGAATTGAATCGGTACACTGGGCCAAAGGGGGTCGGCCCTATAATGGAGTTTAAGGGTAGGCCCGGCGTGGCACGTCCACGTCGTAAGTTCTCAAGTACAGAAAGCATGGCAACTAGCAGCAGTGGTGGAAGTATGGAATCTTTGAGAAGTAGCAATAGCGAAGGAGacaggagtagtagtagttcAGAAAGTCGTCATTCGTCTTCTCTTAGTTCACATAGCTCAGATTCTGGAAATGTTCCATTCACAAAATCGCATCACATGCAGCTGTCGGGGTTTGGGCATCACCCAGCTAAGCTACATATTTTGAGCCCCATATCCGACAAGTCATCACAAGAGCCAGCTTCGGAAACCtccgataataataaaaataataattcgcaAAAGGTTTCCCCTGAGGACGGTGAGACAGGGAATACGACAATACAAACTACAGTCGAAATTGTTCCTAAACCTAAACGTCGTTCATTACAAAATCGGAATCTTTTAAATCTTACCTTCAGACATTCTACTGCTGGTGACACAGAAATCCAAGGTTCCGATAGTGGCATATCTATACATTCACGTGAAGGTGTTGATTCCCGAAATGCATTTATTAACTTCAAGAACAGTAATACGGAAGAGGAACGCAAAGATGAAGACTTGGACCTTTCCGATTTACCTTTTGACATGCCCAAGTTGAGGAGACGACGTGCTGAAGCTGAAGCCGATTTACGATCCTTGCCATTTGACATGCCAAAACTTCGCCGTAAACTGCGAGGACAATCCTTGCAGCTTAATAATGACTTCGGAGGAGCAATTTCAAATGCATCCTCAAGCCAAAGCGTCCAGGACTTAAATCAAG gAAACAAACACCGACCAAAATTAACGTTGAACTTTGAGAGTGGTAGCGGCGGTTCCTCGGGTACCAAAGGGCTGCATTTAAATTTGGGACCGATTGCTCCGCCCCGTGATCTCATCGACGCGTCTCTTCCACTTGACAGACAAGG GTGGTACCACGGGACTCTGTCTCGCGTTGAAGCTGAGGGTCTACTTAGGGATGCAGATGAAGGCGCCTTCCTAGTGAGGAACAGCGAATCTGCTAAACACGACTACTCACTCAGTCTAAA atcaACCCGTGGTTTCATGCATATGAGAATCTGCCGCGGTACAGAAGGATATACTTTGGGTGGTGCAGCGACAGCCTTCCCAACGGTTCCAGCGCTCATGCGTCACTATGTCACCGCCCAGAGGCTTCCAGTAAGAGGTGCTGAACACATGGCTCTGTCCACACCTCTGCAAGCGGTTCTGCTATGA